The genomic interval AGGTGGATACGCCCATGGAGTCGGCTTCAGGGAATTGAGCCGCAATGTTGGCTGCAATTGTCTGATTTTCGGAAGCTGTAAACAAGTGCATGGAATACGTGCTGCCTGGTGACAAAATCATGAGAACTGCCATAGTCTCGCCCAATGCACGCCCCAGTCCCAACATGGATGCAGACATAAGACCATTAGCACCAAAAGGAAGCACAGACAGTTTGATCATTTCCCATTTTGTTGCGCCTAACGCCAGAGCAGCTTCTTGCTGCAGTAACGGCGTTTGCATGAAAATATCGCGTGCCATAGAAGTAATAATCGGCAAAATCATCACAGCTAGCACAACAGATACAGTTGCGATAGTGCGTGGAGGGTTGGATACAGGACCAGAAAACAGTGGAATCCATCCGAGAACTTTATTTACCACTGACCACACTGGATACATATGTGGCACCAATACCAAAGCTCCCCACAAGCCATAAACAACAGAAGGAATGGCAGCTAAAAGATCCACCACGTAGCTGAGCACAGATCCCAACTTTTTCGGAGCATAATGCGAGATAAATAAAGCAATACCGACCGCCACAAAGAAAGCAAGTGCTAGAGCCAAAGCAGAAGCCAGCACTGTTCCAAAAATCAATGGCCCAACAAAGAGAAGGAAACTAGTCGTGCGCCCACCAGTAAAGGAGGAGATGGTATGAGCAGCAACTTCGCGATTGCCCAAAAATACTGGGCTGGCTTGAATCAGCAAGAAAACGGATACGGCTGCAAGCACAGCTAAAATAAGTACTCCGGCTCCCACAGCACACCAGCGGAAAATTTTGTCAGCAGTGATTTTCTTCATAGCTACTTCATCTCCTTGCTGGAGATTGTGGTGGAAATCCCTTTGACCGTGCGCATCATATCGGCGCGCATAGCCTGTGGCAACGGTGCAGATCCCGCATAATCTTCACTCACCTTTTGACCTTCATCACTGAGCACATAGGTAAGCCACTGTCGCACAAAAGTGGCCGTGCGATCCGAGGAATACGTGTGGCATGCCACTTGATAGCTCACCAATGCAATAGGATACACACCGCTTTTCTTCGTTGCGTAATCAACATCAACAATATAGCGCCCCTGCTTTTGGGCTTCTTCATTCAGCGGTGAAGAGTCAATAAGACGTGCAGTAGCTTCTGGGCTAGGTTGCACATACTCATCACCGACCTTGATGGATGCAGTTCCCAGACCCGTAACCTGAGCAAAATCGGCGTACCCAATCGTGCCTTGTGCTTGACCAATCGTCATCACAACACTTGGCGTACCTTTTGCACCTTGACCAATAGCATACGGCCATGTTTCTGTTGGCTGTGCATCCCAGTCCTTTCCAGCTGCTTCCTGCAAATACGTTTGGAAAGTTTTGGTTGTTCCGGATTTATCTGATCTCCATATAGGAGTAATGGCTAGATGCGGCAGCTGAGAAGCAATACGCGGATTTTCTGCTGCAATAGCTGGATCATCCCAGAAAGCAATTTTTCCGCTAAAAATTTTAGCTAATGTTGACGGTGAAAGCTGAATATGTGCATCTTGCAAACCATACTGCGATAAATTGTATGCTATGGCAATCGGGGACACATATGTAGGAACTTCAAAAGCAGTATCCTGCGCACATACATTCTGCGAGTTTGCGATTTGCTCATCTGAAAGCTGCGCATCTGTACCTGCCCACGAAACTGCACTTGTCAGGAAAGTATTCACGCCGGCGCCCGATCCTGAAGGATCATAGGAGATTGCAGCTTTAGGTTGACCAGCCGTATAGCCCACAATCCAGGCATCGACTGCGGATTTTTGAGATGAAGCACCGGCTGCAGCAAATTCACCCTGAAGAGGTTCGAGACGCGTTTTACTCCACTGAGAATCCGTCAACGCTGAGCTAGGTGTATTATCCCCACAAGCAGCAAGGGCGAAAACACTGGCGCCCACAAGCATAGAAGCTACAATCCTATGCCATGACTGCACAGCAGTCTGTGTGACCGAACAGTGACTATGTGTGCGATGCATAACTTCTCTCACTACTCATGACTCATAAACACTAGCCATTTTACAGTACCTACCTATATAATTCCGACATGATGGTGCCGTGCGCCAAAAACTGTGCACAAGGCAGCGAAAAAGAACTTTGGCGTACCGTGGGACTGCAGTTCAGTGCGGTACTGGTTGCAAGCAGAAAACTTCAATGCGGTTGCAGGTCTAATTGAAGATGCTCTAAGAGCGATGCAAAGATTCCCGCTTCACTGACGCAGAGATGGCACAAAGATGACACAAAGATGACACACCGCGAATTACGGCTAAAAATATAACTTTTTTTAAATAATTTTTCATTT from Alloscardovia omnicolens carries:
- a CDS encoding phosphate ABC transporter substrate-binding protein PstS, whose product is MHRTHSHCSVTQTAVQSWHRIVASMLVGASVFALAACGDNTPSSALTDSQWSKTRLEPLQGEFAAAGASSQKSAVDAWIVGYTAGQPKAAISYDPSGSGAGVNTFLTSAVSWAGTDAQLSDEQIANSQNVCAQDTAFEVPTYVSPIAIAYNLSQYGLQDAHIQLSPSTLAKIFSGKIAFWDDPAIAAENPRIASQLPHLAITPIWRSDKSGTTKTFQTYLQEAAGKDWDAQPTETWPYAIGQGAKGTPSVVMTIGQAQGTIGYADFAQVTGLGTASIKVGDEYVQPSPEATARLIDSSPLNEEAQKQGRYIVDVDYATKKSGVYPIALVSYQVACHTYSSDRTATFVRQWLTYVLSDEGQKVSEDYAGSAPLPQAMRADMMRTVKGISTTISSKEMK
- the pstC gene encoding phosphate ABC transporter permease subunit PstC: MKKITADKIFRWCAVGAGVLILAVLAAVSVFLLIQASPVFLGNREVAAHTISSFTGGRTTSFLLFVGPLIFGTVLASALALALAFFVAVGIALFISHYAPKKLGSVLSYVVDLLAAIPSVVYGLWGALVLVPHMYPVWSVVNKVLGWIPLFSGPVSNPPRTIATVSVVLAVMILPIITSMARDIFMQTPLLQQEAALALGATKWEMIKLSVLPFGANGLMSASMLGLGRALGETMAVLMILSPGSTYSMHLFTASENQTIAANIAAQFPEADSMGVSTLIASGLVLFVITFIVNYIARRLTHRRSSGQWLKQLLSKFAHKPHAHQGGK